The DNA sequence GCGTTTTTTGTACAGTTTCACTGAATCGAACAAACCAGATCATATCTGTTAGACTAAACTAATTTGTATGACGCGTAGTTACAAGCCAAGGCTAGAAGAGTCCGCTTGCCTTTGCGTCTTCATCGTTTCGAtgatgacctaaatctaaaccAAAGCATAAACTTTGATTCTATGTTGTATCAAAATTTAACTCTAAAATAAAGCCTAGAGGCGACCAACTATTAGAATATAACGGCCGGCAAAGatataaaacaaaacatttcaGATGAAAACAAAGTTGGTACTTACCAAAATACCAACCAGCACCCTCCAGGTCTCTCTGACATGATTGCATAAATAATACTATGGTCTCATAACGAAGAATAAAATGGTGCTAGATGCTAGACGCGTAATGGCATGTGCTGTCCTAGACCTAAAAGGGCCACAGTGTTATTATGTAATTGGAAACTTTCAAACTAACACATTGAAAACAAGTCAAtaattggttttggttttcagaaaaaatataaaaccaGCACAACTTTGTTGAATAGATCAAATTACAGTTCCCACTCTCTTTGAACGGTCATGGCAGGAAAGGTTAGACACAAATGATTGAAGAAGAACCCAATTCAAACCAGGTCACTTGGGAAATTAGCAACATAACCCTAAATTACGCATTCGGaaattacctctaatgattaacGATCTGGTATCATTTACGTCAAATTTTTTTAGCTATGATCgacaaatattaaaatatataatagCGTAAAGCAACATTTTTTGTAGCTAAAAGGGTGGAcaatacctaaaaattgaagaaaacaagCCCTTAATCCAACCAAAGTGGCGTAAATAATGTCCTAATATTCTCATCATTACCTAAAGAAAATATTGAGCAATCATAAAAACATGATCCTAGTAGTATGTAGCTAAAGAAGCTAGATCAAACCCAAAAAACCACACCAAAACTTGATCAAATCTGTTTCGAAAATTCGAAACTTAAAAGGagcaagaagaagagagagaaagaaaacccAAACATGATAATGGAATGGCCCTGCGGAAGAATGACACCCATAAATCGAGAAATGACAATGAAATTCTAGAATTGATATACTATCATAgctcaccaccaccacaacaccCAAGTATTTTAATTATACATTTTATCATTAACATTAACATTACAATCActcacaaaagaaaaagaaaaaaaaagaaatgaaattcaAGCAgtgtttaattaatttttttttttaaactaattTAAATGGAGCAAACACCACCTACTTCGATCTCCGCTGGTTCGATCTGGGCCGCTTCGACGCCGCCGGCTTTCCGAATACTCCACAACACCCGGACACCTTCGGCGACGGCGGGTCCATCATCGGCGGCGCAACCTTGACCGTCCGATACCCCCTCCCTCCTGGAGCTCCGCCGTCAGCTGCAGGACCGTCGGAGCCGCCGCCGCCGGCAGCGGCGGCAGCTTCAGCTTGCTTCTCGGCCTCGACTTGATTCAAAGCCCTCTGTAGAAATTTGTCGTCCCAAATCAAACCGGAAGATCCTTGCCTCCTGAAAGTGCTCTCTGACCTCTGCAATTCCGCCATCGTCGATTCTCGATTTGCGAGATCCCCTCCGATATCAGATCTCTAGAAATTGTTGAGATCGGTTCCGGCTTTATACGtgtgagaatttgagatgaTGAGGTATGAGAAGGTCTAGAGGATTCTATGGAGTAAGGTTGGAAGCGTGCCCCAAATGGTGAGGGTGAGCAGAGCTATAATAATAAGCGTCGTTGGACTTTTCTTTCAGGCacttatattattattataagaGAGAAGGGGAGAGGGGGAAAGTGACAAGCAGGAGGCATCTAATCCAATGGCCCTCGGTTACGTCGTTTTATATGTATTTATGTCGTTTTTAGGTCAGCAGTGCCAGTTGCCAATTACCATGGAGGTTGTGGCTTCCTTATTCTTCCTTGTGTGTTGACTATGATCCTAGACAGTTTTGCTTGTTAGCGTGCGTACGTCGGTGTTCTGAATTTCTTCGGTCGactcaagttatccaaagaaacaaaataaaagtgggAAATTAAATATCGGGGGTTGGATGAATTTTGATTAGTCTTTTTTGATACTCGAAGAAAAATTTGATTATTGAAGATATTTcatttagaaaaataaaagctGTTAATAACCCTAAGTGTGTCATAGTTACGAGCAAAAAAGTCTTCCATAGCCAGGTGGACCTTGCTGCAAATAGTGGTTATCTACATTGGATTATAGGAAATATGTACCTTGAAGCTAAAGCTTTACATTGAAAATTAGGGCATCAATGGAGACTAAACTAATTGGTAACTTTATGAATGTATGTACCACTAGAGCAATCCTATTCAGATGGTCAGTGGATTTCGTGGTTAGTTATGCTCAATTGTCAGTGAATTTAGATCCAATAATAAGGTAGTTAGAATGCTCATTATACTGAATACCGATTGTACCGGGtttttataaaatatatatatcacatttcacccgtttttttttttttaataggaattgatttcattagtaatcaagccatgaaaacaggccagagtctaacagaacttacataagaaatcctTGGACAAACCAGATAACCTATCTAAGGCataactaaactcattaaagtctaaagggATGCTCGCTGAACAGCAAGCCTAATCTATGTAAGAATAATCTCACTCTCTAAGGAAAAcatattcatctagtctaatctgccaatcactcaattgtggtacaaatatcaactagaaacttCTTAAAAAAGCTTATAGAAATCACCCATACTTCAAAAGGCTTGAGTTCAGAATGTCTAACAACTTGGAGGACTTAAGAAAGAGCAAGTCCCTTCCCCATAGGGTTGGAACTAGCCCCATCTACAGCCTCCTCAGTagccaacaacctcggcatcagGTTGCTCCTTGGGCTTTTCTTAAGGGTCTGTAGTCCCTCGCCATATTTGAGCCTCCCATGAGGCCCAGTTATCACTATCGGCCCACAGTAAGAGGCTACAAGCCCAGTCACCACTGGCCCATATGCCAACCAGCCTAGTCAACACGAAGGTCAACCCTAGTTCAAAACTAGGGTTTCCCGCCGGTTTTTCCGGGAGCGGTTCTTGCCCATGGCCTATTGCCGCCTGCAGCACCAGTGTTGCCATATTTCCAGCCGGCCCGAACCCCAGACCAGTCACCGCCGGCGCTACGAAGACCCAGTTCGGCCCTCTTTCCTCCATCACAAGTCGCTGGAACCTCGCGCCATTATAGCCCGAATTAGGTATGTTCTGGCCCGACGCCACCACCAGCACCTCTAACCGCCCATATCTGATCCCCTTGATCAAACAACACCGACCCACGACGCAGGTCCCAAACACCACCATCGTAGTTCCAACCCGTTCGGTCAAAACAGGATTGAGATCCTAGCGCCGTTGCAGAAGAAGCCGCGACCTCTCCATGCCCCCGCCGCTGTCATCTCACCTCTTCTTGGTCTGGAGAGCACGAGGCTCACCGCCGCCAACACGAAATCTAAATTTCGTTTCACCGGGTCTCTCCGCAAGTTTCGGAGGCCCTTTCTCCATGTTTGTCAAATAATATGTCCGTTTCACATTTCACCCGTTGGTCATTACTTTGTAGAGGCCGTGTGGACTATTAGGCGGGCTTGGGTAACGTTTATATAAAAACCCACAATAATCTATTACCACATGTCCACATGAAAATGAGTCCCTTGTTCTCTGCCCTTCTTGGTCAATCTGCTTGTCCTAAAACTTCTAAAAGAATGTGggtttgacttggtcaaaggAGGGAATGTGTTGGGACTGATTCCCCTGTCAATTAGCTGTGCTGTGTGATTAAAAACACTAACTAGAAGACATTATCAATGTTGATTCTTCTTGATGTTCTCATTTGGTGAACCATTATAGTAGAAGACTAGAAGTAGGACAAAACACACACAAGTTAAACGAGAATATCATGCATCAGATGACCAGAACTAGTCAATTTTACTCCCAGATATAGGCGAAGAAGGAAAGAGGAGAAAATAAACCAAATGAGGAAATATGAGCAGAAACGACCCCAGTAAAAGATGGCTCTCCCTGTGCAAAAATCAAAATGAGCTTCTTTTCAGTGGCTTCAAGTCTCTGTAGGGAGCTAGAGTCTGTCAAGGAACGGCTTTTGAATAGTAACTAAGATGTCTGGGGGCAAAAGTAGGCTCAACATCTGTACTCCCAAACAAGTTTCTTGTACCCTGGAATTCGGGAAGCTAACTTTGAAGTGCATATCAAGTCTTCTCCCTTGAAGAAAATGGTCTCTGAAAAATGCAGGTAAGCTTCTGCTGCACAAGGCACACACACCCGCACAATCTTCATCTAGTAAGTAATTCTATAAATCTAATTCCACCTAGCAATGGTCACGAAAAAACAGTCTTCACTGACTAAGCGTCTGTCCTGCAAGTATCTTTCTTCAGTTGCTGCCAGAACCGCTCCTGTCAGCTAgcttccttttctcttttaGAATTTCAGTGAAAGGTTTAGGGCCCTGGAAGTCATCTCGAGTTCTCTGCACACATCTTGATTTCCTAATACCACGTCCATTTTCCTCTGCTTTCATCTTCTCTTCTTTGATCTGAGCAAGTGACTTGGGTCCTGTAAAGACAGTTGAGTCCTCTATAGATGATCTCTTGTCCCTTGGTATAGGTCTCCTTGAGAACCCAGATGAAGGAACCTCTGGCTTAGCCAGCCTTCTTTCCTGATGTTTCCGAGATCTGTAATGCTGTGTATGCCTATGTGGACGACGTTCAATTCCAGCATTGTTAAATGATTCATTCTCCCTGCGTGATTCGAAAGTTCTGTTTTCCACTTCTGATGCCAATCTTCTCTGCCAACCTGTATCATGCCTTTGAGGCCATTCTTGGCTTCTACCAATCAACTGAATTGATTCATGCATTCTCGATAATCCAGAACTTGAATAATCATCAATCACTCTGCGTCTTCTCAGGTGGTTTCGGAGATCCAAACCATCCTGGTCATCGACTGCCACTTCCAGTGGCATAAGCTTCCTCTTGCGGGACAATATGGAATCCAACATTCTATCCTCAGCATAGCCATGAATACTTCTCTCATTACCAAAAAGGTACCTGGTATCTAGACAATCATAGGAGTCATAAATTTGGTTTTCATGCAAAAGTTCAGCACCAGGATGCTGGGGATCATACTCATCTGGATTGTCATAATCATGCCACTCCTTATTTAGTTCCCAGTGCTCTCCGTCAAGTGTGGG is a window from the Rosa chinensis cultivar Old Blush chromosome 2, RchiOBHm-V2, whole genome shotgun sequence genome containing:
- the LOC112183454 gene encoding MAPK kinase substrate protein At1g80180; this encodes MAELQRSESTFRRQGSSGLIWDDKFLQRALNQVEAEKQAEAAAAAGGGGSDGPAADGGAPGGRGYRTVKVAPPMMDPPSPKVSGCCGVFGKPAASKRPRSNQRRSK
- the LOC112185559 gene encoding zinc finger CCCH domain-containing protein 34 — protein: MEEQDLLNRNTDCVHFMASPPACDKGLECEFRHSKMARLNPKVCWYWLAGECFNPTCAFRHPPLEGHEAAPSETTPSSISANKSNIPCYFYLNGMCNKGDRCSFLHDADGSASTGKCSNTASACTEALPSENKASTVNETVSAPTVAHQNPLETAAKATVDAIFQPKQDLDYREQLQKSASPHVSEYGDEEADEIRSNSLLLPAEASIHSKSPLFTDQSSEEGADDLIVQEEWWESSPGFDVLVDGKSEEDSPEYFPTLDGEHWELNKEWHDYDNPDEYDPQHPGAELLHENQIYDSYDCLDTRYLFGNERSIHGYAEDRMLDSILSRKRKLMPLEVAVDDQDGLDLRNHLRRRRVIDDYSSSGLSRMHESIQLIGRSQEWPQRHDTGWQRRLASEVENRTFESRRENESFNNAGIERRPHRHTQHYRSRKHQERRLAKPEVPSSGFSRRPIPRDKRSSIEDSTVFTGPKSLAQIKEEKMKAEENGRGIRKSRCVQRTRDDFQGPKPFTEILKEKRKLADRSGSGSN